The following proteins are encoded in a genomic region of Puniceicoccus vermicola:
- the aroB gene encoding 3-dehydroquinate synthase, with translation MESLTVKLGDRSYPIRIGFELFESLLESTHLNRDRRSGRKCAIAVDAGVLEHHQPMLDEAFEEIPRWIMPVGERSKSLKTAEDLLQFLATQGMDRSSFLIAIGGGVLGDLAGFCASIYLRGIEFYQIPTTLLSMVDSSVGGKTGVNLPAGKNLAGAFQQPLGVSAWLPFLRTLSIREFSAGMAEVIKYGLLADEDLFHLLEKSGTITADSPVLENLVARCCQIKADIVADDEREQASEGGRALLNLGHTFGHAIEAIAGYGEYLHGEAVAIGLLMAVRYSEETGILSKGNFERVKKLIITNGLPDQLRSPLDTESLLTAMARDKKVREGKLRLIVLESIGTSRVVEAADSFLLRELWHEFGAQG, from the coding sequence CCTCCTCGAATCAACCCACCTCAACCGTGACCGCCGGAGCGGACGCAAATGCGCTATCGCAGTCGACGCAGGAGTTCTCGAACACCATCAGCCGATGCTGGATGAGGCTTTTGAGGAAATTCCCCGCTGGATCATGCCCGTCGGGGAGAGGTCAAAATCCCTGAAAACGGCCGAAGATCTCCTTCAATTCCTGGCAACCCAAGGGATGGATCGTTCCTCCTTCCTGATCGCTATTGGAGGGGGCGTATTGGGCGACTTGGCTGGGTTTTGCGCATCGATCTATCTTCGCGGGATCGAATTTTATCAGATCCCCACAACTCTCCTCTCGATGGTGGACAGCTCCGTCGGCGGCAAAACGGGGGTAAATCTCCCCGCCGGCAAGAATCTGGCGGGGGCCTTCCAGCAACCACTGGGAGTTTCCGCTTGGCTGCCATTTCTTCGAACCCTTTCTATCCGCGAGTTTTCCGCGGGAATGGCGGAGGTCATCAAATACGGCCTCCTTGCCGATGAAGATCTCTTCCATCTGCTGGAGAAGAGCGGCACCATCACCGCAGATTCTCCGGTATTGGAGAATCTCGTCGCCCGCTGCTGCCAAATCAAAGCCGATATCGTTGCCGATGACGAACGCGAGCAAGCATCAGAGGGTGGTCGCGCCCTCCTCAACCTAGGCCACACTTTCGGCCATGCAATCGAGGCCATTGCCGGATACGGAGAATATCTCCATGGTGAAGCCGTGGCGATCGGCCTCCTCATGGCCGTACGCTATTCCGAAGAAACTGGTATCCTGTCCAAAGGAAATTTCGAGCGGGTCAAGAAACTGATCATTACCAACGGTCTTCCGGACCAGTTGCGGTCGCCCCTCGATACGGAGAGCCTTCTCACCGCGATGGCTCGCGACAAAAAGGTGCGCGAAGGCAAACTTCGTCTGATTGTCCTCGAGTCGATCGGAACATCCCGAGTCGTCGAGGCAGCTGACTCATTCCTACTTCGTGAACTCTGGCACGAGTTCGGCGCCCAAGGCTGA